From a single Chlorocebus sabaeus isolate Y175 chromosome X, mChlSab1.0.hap1, whole genome shotgun sequence genomic region:
- the TRPC5OS gene encoding putative uncharacterized protein TRPC5OS codes for MDSVSVPVLIDGLVACVAQLIRIADELLQFIIQVQEVPYVEENGRAEETEADAPLPEEPSLPDLPDLSDLDSILTPREDEDLMFDIDQAMLDMDNLYEDTVSGINDDLTSD; via the coding sequence ATGGATTCTGTGTCAGTTCCTGTACTCATTGATGGACTTGTTGCTTGTGTAGCCCAGTTAATAagaatagctgatgagcttttaCAATTCATTATACAAGTACAAGAAGTTCCTTATGTAGAAGAAAATGGTAGAGCAGAAGAGACTGAAGCAGATGCACCTCTTCCTGAGGAGCCTTCGCTACCAGATCTCCCTGATCTCTCAGACTTAGACTCAATACTTACACCAAGAGAGGATGAAGACCTAATGTTTGATATAGATCAGGCTATGTTAGACATGGATAACTTATATGAAGATACAGTCTCTGGTATAAATGATGACTTAACAAGTGACTAA